A genomic segment from Neodiprion lecontei isolate iyNeoLeco1 chromosome 1, iyNeoLeco1.1, whole genome shotgun sequence encodes:
- the LOC107221833 gene encoding uncharacterized protein LOC107221833 — MNSVTKALSTHQEAEACESKICGNTVSPAWDSTNTKSDNCAMETVDSFNAKNTGDMSYLLPSKPKLKKSVNGSAGKSKRKSRTARRRLNAQTNNASLHFSDTDSEGELVLLNPRSVIVVPSRDLHEMCGHIDIPNPTISVTTDEVECHGTNANDIDLRELKLSTPNQSRRQSFVENLTDCDDIYSSEPEVLQNDRDSAVAANELLKVINCSGQLRETDCEDLSIDGDDCDEDYSGRPIYVPIRTDILADLNGERITTKEGDGPFSIEVRNQLSFDEGAAVPINTGNRDHGDDFVPPPVITATGTDSEDMDASDEEDAVIGTRRTFDEIFQDLDIGTTSQIVVRNLNMIDEAHHRLGVNKPVIYDGTADGHTDVEDIE, encoded by the coding sequence ATGAATAGCGTGACGAAGGCACTCTCGACGCATCAAGAGGCTGAAGCGTGTGAATCGAAAATTTGCGGGAATACGGTAAGTCCCGCATGGGATTCGACGAACACAAAGAGCGATAATTGTGCCATGGAGACCGTGGATTCATTCAACGCGAAAAATACCGGGGACATGTCGTATCTTCTGCCTTCGAAGCCGAAGCTGAAGAAATCGGTGAACGGCTCGGCGGGAAAATCGAAACGCAAATCACGAACAGCCCGTAGGCGATTGAACGCTCAGACAAACAATGCGTCGCTGCACTTCTCCGACACGGACTCCGAAGGTGAGTTGGTATTGCTGAATCCACGTTCCGTTATCGTCGTACCGTCGAGAGACCTGCATGAAATGTGCGGTCACATCGACATCCCAAATCCGACGATTTCGGTGACGACGGATGAAGTCGAATGCCACGGGACAAACGCAAACGACATCGATTTACGTGAACTTAAACTATCGACCCCCAACCAAAGCAGAAGGCAGAGTTTCGTTGAGAATTTAACCGACTGCGATGACATATACAGCAGTGAACCCGAGGTGTTGCAAAATGATAGAGACAGCGCGGTCGCCGCCAACGAGTTATTGAAGGTAATTAATTGCTCTGGACAACTACGTGAAACTGATTGCGAGGATTTATCAATCGATGGTGATGACTGCGATGAGGATTACTCCGGACGGCCGATTTACGTGCCGATTAGAACCGACATACTCGCGGACTTGAACGGCGAGAGGATAACGACCAAGGAGGGTGACGGCCCATTTTCAATTGAAGTCCGGAACCAGTTGTCTTTTGACGAAGGCGCCGCCGTACCTATCAACACAGGTAACCGAGATCACGGAGATGACTTTGTACCTCCGCCGGTGATCACGGCAACGGGTACAGATAGCGAAGACATGGACGCATCCGATGAAGAGGACGCGGTAATCGGTACCCGTCGGACATTCGACGAGATATTCCAAGATCTCGATATTGGGACAACGTCGCAGATTGTTGTCAGGAACTTGAACATGATCGACGAAGCTCATCATCGTCTGGGTGTCAACAAGCCGGTGATTTACGACGGTACCGCCGACGGGCATACCGACGTCGAGGATATTGAGTGA